The Equus quagga isolate Etosha38 chromosome 2, UCLA_HA_Equagga_1.0, whole genome shotgun sequence genome has a window encoding:
- the LOC124236158 gene encoding olfactory receptor 4F17 yields MVTEFIFLGLSNSQGLQIFLFVFFFVFYVGIVFGNLLIVITVASDSHLHAPMYFLLANLSVIDLCLSSVTAPKTIADFFSEHKVISFKGCFAQIFLLHFFGGSELVILIAMAFDRYVAICKPLHYSEIMCGNVCIGIAAAAWGTGFLHSVSQLAFAVNLPFCGPNKVDSFYCDLPRLIKLTCTDTYRLDIMVIANSGVLAVCSFILLIISYTTILVTIQNRPSDRSSKALSTLTAHITVVLLFFGPCVFIYAWPFPVKSLDKFLAVFDSVVTPLLNPIIYTLRNKDMKMALKLLKKWNANFRINF; encoded by the coding sequence ATGGTGACtgagttcatttttcttggaCTTTCCAATTCTCAGGGACTCCAAATTTTCCTGTTTGTATTCTTCTTTGTATTCTATGTAGGAATTGTGTTTGGAAACCTTCTTATTGTCATAACTGTGGCTTCTGATTCCCACCTTCATGCTCCCATGTATTTCCTGCTGGCCAACCTCTCAGTCATTGATCTGTGTCTATCTTCAGTCACAGCCCCCAAGACGATTGCTGACTTTTTCAGTGAACACAAAGTCATCTCTTTCAAGGGCTGCTTTGCTCAgatatttctccttcatttcttcgGTGGAAGTGAGTTGGTGATCCTTATAGCCATGGCCTTTGACAGATATGTAGCAATCTGTAAACCCCTTCACTACTCTGAAATTATGTGTGGCAATGTGTGTATTGGCATTGCGGCTGCTGCATGGGGAACTGGCTTCCTCCACTCAGTGAGCCAATTGGCTTTTGCAGTGAACTTACCATTCTGTGGTCCCAACAAGGTTGATAGCTTTTACTGTGACCTTCCTAGGCTCATCAAACTCACCTGTACAGACACCTATAGGTTGGATATCATGGTCATTGCTAACAGTGGTGTGCTCGCTGTGTGTTCTTTTATTCTCCTAATCATCTCCTACACCACCATCCTAGTGACCATCCAGAATCGCCCTTCAGACAGGTCATCCAAGGCTCTGTCCACTTTGACTGCTCACATCACAGtagttcttttgttctttggaCCATGTGTCTTCATTTATGCCTGGCCATTCCCTGTCAAGTCATTAGATAAGTTCCTTGCTGTGTTTGATTCTGTGGTCACTCCTCTCTTAAACCCAATTATTTACACACTGAGGAACAAAGACATGAAGATGGCACTGAAACTCCTGAAAAAATGGAATGCgaattttaggataaatttttag